The Shewanella mangrovisoli genome has a window encoding:
- a CDS encoding DUF3466 family protein codes for MKSKLDKALSLVALGVLGVLHSAHAAPVYEIVNLDNYDLQGTLEGTRNGYALGVNANDELVGIAKGKKKLSTSDVEGGVIDVEDGIAPEETITYSITEAIVANNFAFVAAQNAAAGAWLPTFDSINGTTPPSDTSVVNSVDTFYYGINDSGVKVGSMTAPEKKTENTATTEDTTDYWYYRDYEYRGVAKVGDSEIPLLPPYTQYVKDDKTVELGGWSAATAVNNNNLVVGYASTDISKYGGDRVAYCLGTDNTLPLDVCIQREQYPNTQGTRNIQYQTRAYVWQLDNGIATGTALPLGLTPASDNTLTFTAQALGVNNEGVVAGRSHVYRNGNTDRLRQDAAYWSKDAEGNYQYHWIPMGDSISSSIAYDVNDSGILVGSYRSYIQGYLRDKFFYFDTNTPDVAYVTPNDFASTTTDLSSKPKDINNKGQVVGYIETTYDKEKPRPKAGFLYEKSTGEFSNLNNLLTCESKGFEKGSDGNWTRHQVEVQDGTGKVLSYNSDILVVEAASINEDGTIVGTAFIRKPSYQFDSDGNIIVGENGLPLFELSGNGDPVTAYIPRMVVLKPATNGEACTVDESTDTGNYERKGAASLAWLLALPLVWLRRRTR; via the coding sequence ATGAAGTCAAAGTTGGATAAAGCCCTCTCCTTGGTTGCCTTAGGTGTCCTTGGCGTATTACACAGTGCCCATGCCGCACCCGTATATGAAATTGTTAATCTTGATAATTATGATCTGCAAGGTACGCTTGAAGGCACACGAAACGGTTATGCCTTGGGCGTGAATGCCAACGATGAGTTAGTCGGTATCGCTAAAGGTAAGAAAAAACTCAGTACTTCTGATGTGGAAGGTGGGGTTATCGACGTTGAAGATGGTATTGCCCCTGAAGAAACCATTACTTACTCCATTACAGAAGCTATTGTTGCCAATAACTTTGCTTTTGTTGCCGCGCAAAATGCTGCCGCTGGTGCATGGTTACCGACCTTCGATAGTATCAATGGCACTACACCACCCAGCGATACCTCTGTGGTGAACTCTGTCGATACCTTTTATTACGGCATCAATGATTCCGGCGTGAAAGTGGGCAGCATGACCGCACCTGAAAAGAAGACGGAAAACACCGCAACTACAGAGGATACGACCGATTACTGGTATTACCGAGATTATGAGTATCGCGGTGTAGCCAAAGTAGGCGATAGTGAAATCCCGTTACTGCCACCTTACACTCAGTACGTGAAGGATGATAAAACGGTTGAGTTAGGCGGCTGGTCGGCGGCGACGGCGGTTAACAACAATAATTTGGTTGTTGGTTATGCCAGTACCGATATCAGTAAGTATGGTGGCGATCGCGTAGCCTACTGTTTAGGCACAGATAATACGTTACCGTTAGATGTGTGTATTCAACGCGAGCAATACCCTAATACTCAAGGTACGCGCAATATTCAGTACCAAACTCGTGCTTATGTATGGCAACTGGACAATGGCATTGCAACGGGTACCGCTTTACCTTTAGGGTTAACCCCTGCCAGTGACAATACGCTGACCTTTACCGCCCAAGCTTTGGGTGTTAACAATGAAGGTGTGGTCGCAGGACGCTCGCACGTGTACCGTAACGGCAATACCGATAGATTACGCCAAGATGCGGCTTATTGGAGCAAAGATGCTGAGGGCAACTATCAATACCATTGGATCCCGATGGGGGATTCTATTTCAAGCTCTATCGCCTACGATGTGAATGACAGCGGTATTCTTGTTGGTAGCTATCGCAGTTATATCCAAGGATATTTACGTGATAAGTTCTTCTACTTTGATACCAATACGCCTGATGTGGCTTATGTTACGCCAAATGATTTTGCATCGACAACTACGGATCTATCTAGCAAACCCAAAGATATCAATAATAAAGGTCAAGTTGTTGGTTATATTGAAACCACCTATGATAAGGAAAAACCACGTCCTAAGGCGGGCTTCCTGTATGAGAAATCTACTGGGGAGTTCAGTAACCTCAATAACTTGCTGACCTGTGAGTCTAAGGGTTTTGAAAAGGGCTCTGATGGTAATTGGACTCGCCATCAGGTCGAAGTGCAGGATGGTACTGGTAAGGTGTTAAGCTATAACAGTGACATTCTGGTTGTTGAAGCCGCGAGTATTAATGAAGATGGCACTATCGTAGGTACTGCCTTTATTCGTAAACCTTCCTACCAGTTTGACTCAGATGGCAATATTATCGTAGGTGAGAATGGTCTTCCCCTGTTTGAACTCAGTGGTAATGGTGATCCAGTCACAGCTTATATTCCGCGTATGGTGGTGTTAAAACCTGCGACTAATGGTGAAGCTTGTACAGTAGATGAAAGCACTGACACAGGCAATTATGAACGTAAAGGCGCCGCTTCTCTTGCTTGGTTATTAGCGTTACCTTTAGTCTGGTTACGTCGCCGCACTCGCTAA
- the rmf gene encoding ribosome modulation factor has product MKRQKRDRLDRAFSKGFQAGIGGRSKELCPYANLDSRSQWLGGWREGVDGRVNGLFNK; this is encoded by the coding sequence ATGAAAAGACAAAAACGAGATCGTTTAGACAGAGCTTTTTCCAAAGGATTCCAGGCTGGTATTGGGGGCCGCTCTAAAGAGCTTTGTCCTTATGCAAATCTTGATTCGCGGTCACAGTGGTTAGGTGGCTGGCGTGAAGGTGTGGATGGCCGAGTTAATGGGCTATTTAATAAATAA
- the fabA gene encoding bifunctional 3-hydroxydecanoyl-ACP dehydratase/trans-2-decenoyl-ACP isomerase, whose translation MNKANSFNKEELIACGHGNLFGPNSPRLPVDNMLMIDRIITINDNGGEFGKGEIVAELDINPDLWFFGCHFISDPVMPGCLGLDAMWQLVGFYLGWEGAEGKGRALGVGEVKFTGQVLPGAKKVTYKLNIKRTIHRKLVMGIADAILEVDGRQIYSATDLKVGVFSDTSTF comes from the coding sequence ATGAATAAAGCAAACAGTTTCAATAAAGAAGAACTCATCGCCTGTGGCCATGGGAATTTATTTGGTCCAAACTCGCCTCGTTTACCCGTCGATAATATGTTGATGATCGACCGGATCATTACCATTAACGATAACGGCGGTGAATTTGGCAAAGGTGAAATTGTAGCTGAACTCGATATTAATCCAGACCTATGGTTCTTTGGCTGCCACTTTATCAGCGATCCAGTGATGCCAGGTTGTTTAGGCTTAGACGCCATGTGGCAGTTAGTGGGTTTTTACCTCGGCTGGGAAGGCGCAGAGGGTAAAGGCCGCGCGCTGGGCGTAGGTGAAGTGAAATTTACCGGGCAAGTGTTACCTGGCGCGAAAAAAGTGACCTACAAGCTAAATATCAAACGTACTATTCATCGCAAGTTAGTAATGGGTATTGCCGATGCCATCCTTGAAGTGGATGGTCGTCAAATCTATAGCGCGACCGATTTAAAAGTTGGCGTATTTAGCGACACTTCGACCTTCTAA
- a CDS encoding AAA family ATPase encodes MNSLLIPSSSLAPEFNLPTLPQSATGLKALLLGQERVLDAFKLHNAIADQQLYLADFPGIDRQLIMQALMETVEPLSSAYLVAARPVEKAIQFQWQYEAPLDNQGAIAEKNISYRYLSGNIRRADLLGRMVQSANGSKYQPGALAQCHYVFICAESLWKREGLWDLVMQILTQKSYQISSHLSPIPLNCKIILIGAGLIYSQVRSEDWQFQRHFSLLAELASELDLTRFKEVQYASWLQAVAQSVEVGLEQSSLAPLFRHSARLTEHQRRLSLSMLDFAQLMAQAKVYRGKATINAASVEHALEQANYRHNSSEEFSGQSFDDNFINLPTEGAMVGQINGLTVIDAIDHSYGEPARITATVHYGDGEVADIERKSELGGNIHAKGMMILSACLYRIFGRDAPLHLNANIVFEQSYQEIDGDSASLAEYCCLMSAIAEQPIIQSLAITGALDQFGNVQAIGGINEKIEGFFNLCERRGLTGEQGVIMPKSNVLQLNLAPKVITAVGKGQFHIYAIEHMDEAVELLMQMPAGVANEDNDFPEDSLYGLVQERLDKLAGNGEEEISLMTRLLAKLGLFRH; translated from the coding sequence ATGAATTCACTCTTGATACCATCATCCTCACTCGCGCCTGAATTTAACCTTCCTACCCTGCCGCAATCGGCCACAGGGTTAAAAGCCCTGCTTTTAGGGCAAGAACGTGTATTGGATGCCTTTAAGTTACATAACGCCATTGCCGATCAACAGCTCTACCTCGCAGATTTTCCGGGCATCGACCGACAACTCATCATGCAAGCCCTAATGGAAACCGTCGAGCCCTTATCCAGTGCTTATTTAGTGGCGGCTCGGCCTGTAGAAAAAGCCATTCAATTCCAATGGCAATATGAAGCGCCACTCGATAATCAAGGCGCCATTGCCGAGAAAAATATCAGTTACCGTTACCTGAGCGGCAATATCCGCCGTGCCGATCTTCTCGGTCGCATGGTGCAATCGGCAAATGGCAGTAAATACCAACCAGGTGCACTCGCCCAGTGCCACTATGTGTTTATCTGCGCCGAATCACTGTGGAAACGCGAAGGCCTATGGGATCTGGTCATGCAAATTCTGACGCAAAAATCCTATCAGATAAGCAGTCACCTCAGCCCTATTCCGCTAAATTGTAAAATCATTCTTATTGGTGCGGGCTTAATTTACAGCCAAGTCCGCTCAGAAGACTGGCAATTTCAGCGCCACTTTAGTTTGCTGGCAGAGCTGGCGAGTGAACTCGATCTGACGCGCTTTAAAGAAGTGCAATATGCCAGTTGGTTACAAGCCGTGGCTCAGAGCGTTGAAGTTGGTTTAGAGCAATCAAGCCTTGCGCCGCTGTTTAGGCACAGCGCTAGGTTGACCGAACATCAACGCCGTTTAAGCTTATCTATGCTCGATTTTGCCCAATTAATGGCTCAGGCTAAGGTTTATCGCGGCAAAGCCACTATCAATGCCGCAAGTGTTGAACACGCACTCGAGCAAGCCAACTACCGTCATAACAGCTCTGAAGAATTTTCGGGGCAAAGTTTTGATGACAATTTCATAAATCTGCCAACTGAAGGCGCTATGGTAGGACAGATTAATGGCTTGACGGTTATCGATGCGATTGACCATAGCTATGGCGAACCCGCGCGGATCACCGCAACCGTGCACTATGGTGATGGCGAAGTGGCGGACATTGAAAGAAAGTCCGAGCTGGGTGGCAATATCCACGCCAAAGGCATGATGATCTTATCCGCCTGTTTGTATCGTATCTTTGGTCGCGATGCACCGTTGCACCTTAATGCCAACATTGTGTTCGAGCAGTCCTACCAAGAGATCGATGGTGATAGTGCTTCGCTCGCCGAGTATTGCTGTTTGATGTCGGCCATTGCCGAGCAACCGATTATCCAGTCACTCGCGATCACCGGCGCCTTAGATCAATTCGGCAATGTGCAAGCCATTGGCGGCATTAATGAGAAAATTGAAGGCTTCTTTAATCTGTGTGAGCGTCGCGGCTTAACTGGCGAACAGGGCGTGATTATGCCGAAGTCGAACGTTCTACAACTTAACCTTGCCCCAAAAGTGATAACAGCTGTAGGCAAAGGACAATTCCATATCTATGCGATTGAGCATATGGACGAAGCGGTGGAGCTGCTGATGCAGATGCCCGCGGGGGTTGCCAATGAAGATAATGACTTCCCAGAAGACTCCTTATACGGCCTAGTGCAAGAACGGCTCGATAAGTTGGCAGGAAATGGCGAAGAGGAGATTAGCTTAATGACGAGGTTACTCGCAAAACTGGGATTATTTCGCCATTAA
- the uvrY gene encoding UvrY/SirA/GacA family response regulator transcription factor, whose translation MISIYLVDDHELVRTGIRRILEDERGIKVVGEAPDGETAVQWARQNEADVILMDMNMPGMGGLEATRKILRYQPHAKIIVLTVHTEDPFPSKVMQAGASGYLTKGATPPEVLQAIRQVSRGQRYLSPEIAQQMALSQFNPADENPFKALSERELQIMLMITNGEKVNDISEQLNLSPKTVNSYRYRLFAKLGISGDVELTRLAIRYKMLDAGHF comes from the coding sequence TTGATATCGATATATTTAGTTGACGACCATGAGCTTGTAAGAACTGGGATCCGCCGCATCTTAGAAGATGAACGTGGGATCAAAGTCGTGGGAGAAGCGCCAGATGGCGAAACCGCGGTACAGTGGGCGAGACAAAATGAAGCCGATGTCATCTTAATGGACATGAATATGCCTGGGATGGGCGGGCTTGAAGCAACGCGTAAGATTTTACGTTATCAGCCCCATGCCAAGATTATTGTGTTAACTGTGCATACTGAAGATCCTTTCCCCAGCAAAGTGATGCAGGCGGGCGCGTCCGGTTATTTAACCAAAGGGGCGACACCTCCCGAAGTACTGCAAGCGATACGTCAGGTTTCCCGTGGACAACGTTATTTATCCCCAGAAATTGCCCAGCAAATGGCATTGAGCCAATTCAACCCTGCCGATGAGAATCCGTTTAAAGCCTTGTCCGAGCGTGAGCTGCAAATAATGTTGATGATCACCAATGGTGAAAAGGTCAATGATATTTCTGAGCAGCTCAACTTAAGCCCCAAAACCGTTAACAGCTACCGTTATCGCTTGTTTGCGAAGCTTGGGATCAGTGGTGATGTGGAGCTGACTCGTTTAGCGATCCGTTATAAAATGCTGGATGCTGGCCATTTCTAA
- the uvrC gene encoding excinuclease ABC subunit UvrC, with protein MSTGFNAQSFLRTVSSSAGVYRMYDVKGDVIYVGKAKDLKKRLSSYFRKNLGNVKTQALVSHIHHIDVTLTHSETDALLLENDYIKQYMPKYNVLLRDDKSYPYIFLSQHEHPRLAYHRGPQREKGYYFGPYPNGGAVRESLHLMQKLFPIRQCDDLYYKSRTRPCLQYQLSRCSAPCVGKVSNAEYDEQVKLASLFLKGKDKQVISELVARMEEAAEQQAYEQAARFRDQIMALRRVAEQQEVSGNTGDMDVIGVHYASGIACFHLLFIREGKIFGSRSYYPTVPAQTDIEEVLRSFLLQFYLNADIQRTIPKEVVISHHFEELHELEAAVSEALNKKFSIKTNVRADRASFLRLALTNATNAVMTRLSHKNTVEQRFVLLEEILELNAPIQRMECFDISHTMGESTVASCVVFNREGPHKAEYRRYNIEGITPGDDYAAMKQAISRRFDKIDASGKIPDILFIDGGLGQLRIAQQIVDEKFVNLDKAPQLIGVAKGESRKPGLETLIFGDTETSFSLEDDSPALHLIQHIRDESHRFAITGHRNRRQKTRNTSTLESIPGIGPKRRKALLQHLGGLQEVKGASVAELAKVPGISIEMAQTIHDALRG; from the coding sequence ATGTCGACAGGTTTTAACGCCCAGAGTTTTTTACGTACAGTCTCATCCTCTGCAGGGGTTTATCGCATGTATGACGTCAAAGGTGACGTCATCTATGTGGGTAAAGCCAAAGATCTTAAGAAGCGCTTATCTTCCTATTTCCGTAAAAACCTTGGGAATGTGAAAACCCAAGCGCTGGTGTCCCATATCCATCATATCGATGTGACGCTGACCCACAGCGAGACCGATGCGCTGCTGCTTGAGAATGACTATATCAAGCAGTACATGCCCAAATACAATGTGTTACTGCGGGACGATAAGTCATACCCTTATATTTTCTTGAGCCAACACGAGCATCCACGCCTCGCATATCATCGCGGGCCGCAGCGGGAGAAGGGCTATTACTTTGGGCCTTATCCTAATGGCGGCGCGGTGCGTGAAAGTTTGCACTTGATGCAAAAGCTGTTTCCTATCCGCCAGTGTGATGATCTCTATTATAAATCCCGCACTCGGCCCTGCCTGCAGTACCAGTTATCCCGTTGCAGCGCGCCTTGCGTCGGTAAGGTCAGTAATGCGGAGTATGACGAGCAGGTTAAACTCGCCAGTCTGTTCTTAAAGGGAAAAGACAAGCAAGTTATCAGTGAGCTCGTGGCTAGGATGGAAGAGGCCGCCGAGCAGCAAGCCTATGAGCAAGCCGCGCGCTTTCGCGATCAAATTATGGCGCTACGCCGCGTAGCCGAGCAGCAAGAAGTCTCGGGCAATACCGGGGATATGGATGTGATCGGTGTGCATTACGCTTCGGGTATTGCCTGTTTTCACTTGCTATTTATCCGCGAAGGTAAGATTTTTGGTAGCCGCAGCTACTATCCAACTGTGCCTGCGCAAACGGATATCGAAGAAGTCTTACGTTCCTTCCTATTACAGTTTTATTTAAATGCCGATATTCAACGCACAATTCCTAAGGAAGTGGTGATAAGCCATCATTTTGAAGAATTGCATGAGTTAGAAGCGGCCGTCTCTGAGGCGCTAAATAAAAAGTTCAGCATCAAAACCAATGTGCGCGCCGACAGGGCAAGCTTTTTGCGCCTTGCGCTGACCAATGCCACCAATGCGGTGATGACGCGTTTGTCCCATAAAAACACCGTTGAACAGCGTTTTGTCTTGCTGGAGGAAATCCTCGAGCTTAATGCTCCAATACAGCGGATGGAGTGTTTCGATATCAGCCATACCATGGGGGAGAGCACGGTAGCCTCCTGCGTGGTGTTTAACCGCGAGGGGCCACACAAAGCCGAATACCGCCGTTACAATATCGAAGGCATTACGCCCGGCGATGATTATGCCGCGATGAAACAAGCCATTAGTCGCCGATTTGATAAAATCGATGCCAGCGGCAAAATTCCTGACATCTTATTTATCGACGGTGGCTTGGGTCAGCTGCGTATCGCCCAGCAAATAGTGGATGAGAAATTCGTCAATTTAGATAAAGCGCCGCAACTTATTGGGGTGGCAAAGGGGGAGAGCCGTAAACCCGGGCTTGAAACCTTAATCTTTGGCGACACTGAAACGAGCTTTTCCCTCGAGGACGACTCGCCAGCGCTGCACCTTATTCAACATATTCGCGATGAGTCTCACCGCTTTGCGATTACTGGCCATCGCAATCGTCGCCAGAAAACCCGTAACACTTCGACGCTCGAGTCGATTCCTGGGATTGGTCCTAAACGGCGCAAGGCGTTATTGCAACATCTTGGTGGTTTGCAGGAAGTGAAGGGCGCGAGTGTGGCCGAGTTAGCGAAAGTACCCGGTATTAGCATAGAAATGGCACAAACCATTCATGATGCATTGCGAGGGTGA
- the pgsA gene encoding CDP-diacylglycerol--glycerol-3-phosphate 3-phosphatidyltransferase: protein MPFNLPIALTLFRLFLLPIFVVLFYLPYSWTPFVAAFVFWLAAITDALDGYAARKLKQLTRFGAFLDPVADKLMVITALVLLVDQYADIWLTLPALFMIGREIVISALREWMAELGKRGTVAVSWIGKYKTAAQMVAIIGLIWQYNPLMITAAFVLLYIAAVLTFWSMMSYILAAWKDLTAE from the coding sequence ATGCCGTTTAACTTACCTATAGCATTAACCCTTTTTAGGCTTTTTTTACTGCCCATCTTCGTGGTGCTCTTTTATCTGCCGTACAGTTGGACTCCCTTCGTTGCTGCATTTGTGTTTTGGCTTGCCGCCATTACCGATGCCTTGGATGGCTATGCCGCCCGTAAACTCAAGCAACTCACGCGTTTTGGGGCTTTTCTCGATCCCGTTGCCGATAAACTAATGGTGATCACCGCGCTGGTGTTGCTGGTGGATCAATATGCCGATATTTGGTTAACCTTGCCGGCACTGTTTATGATTGGTCGCGAAATTGTGATTTCAGCCCTGCGTGAATGGATGGCCGAATTAGGTAAGCGCGGGACGGTTGCGGTTTCTTGGATCGGCAAATATAAAACGGCGGCGCAGATGGTGGCGATTATTGGCCTGATCTGGCAATACAACCCACTCATGATCACTGCGGCATTTGTGCTGTTATATATCGCTGCCGTGTTAACCTTCTGGTCAATGATGAGCTACATTTTAGCCGCTTGGAAAGATTTAACGGCTGAATAG
- a CDS encoding HU family DNA-binding protein: protein MNKAQLIQRIATSLEQSQTSTKPVVEQILQQIHIALSEGEKVFLPQFGTFELRYHLPKSGRNPQTGETMEIAGFNQPSFKAATALKQAINE from the coding sequence ATGAACAAAGCACAACTTATCCAACGTATCGCCACGTCGCTTGAACAGTCCCAGACCAGTACTAAACCTGTTGTCGAACAAATCCTGCAACAGATCCATATCGCCTTAAGCGAAGGTGAGAAAGTCTTCCTGCCGCAATTCGGCACCTTTGAATTACGTTATCATTTACCTAAATCGGGTCGGAACCCACAAACCGGCGAGACGATGGAGATCGCAGGCTTTAACCAGCCAAGCTTTAAGGCGGCGACAGCGCTAAAACAAGCGATAAATGAGTAA
- a CDS encoding ABC transporter ATP-binding protein: MILIQCQGLSKHYGSKKALNNVNLTLEAGAPIALVGPNGAGKTTLFSLFCGYLTPSAGTVRILGEAPNSPALLGQIAALPQDATLDPNLTIISQLSFFARLQGMDSMQANQEALRVLNLVDLAEVAQQKPPSLSHGMSKRVAIAQALIGSPKLVLLDEPTAGLDPANAKKIRELVRTLSPTTTFVISSHNLDELEKLCDQVLYLDKGELGQSISMRSSNSGSDYLTLTMEHCDSEMLIQAVGQIPGVVNITSKQAHVFVIQLNDTANRHYEFETALLALFKLQHWQYKMLLKGRTLEETLFS, from the coding sequence ATGATCCTCATTCAATGCCAAGGACTGTCCAAACACTATGGCAGTAAAAAAGCGCTCAATAACGTTAACTTAACCCTCGAAGCGGGAGCGCCGATCGCCTTGGTAGGCCCTAACGGTGCAGGTAAAACCACACTGTTTAGCCTGTTCTGTGGTTATCTCACCCCAAGCGCGGGCACAGTGCGCATTCTGGGAGAAGCGCCCAATAGTCCAGCATTATTAGGGCAAATTGCTGCCCTGCCACAGGATGCAACGCTCGATCCCAATTTAACCATTATCAGCCAGTTAAGCTTCTTTGCGCGTCTACAAGGGATGGATAGCATGCAGGCAAATCAAGAAGCCCTGCGAGTACTGAATTTAGTGGACTTAGCCGAGGTGGCGCAGCAAAAACCACCGAGCCTAAGCCATGGGATGAGTAAACGTGTGGCGATTGCCCAAGCATTAATCGGCTCACCTAAGCTGGTATTACTCGACGAGCCTACCGCAGGACTCGATCCCGCCAATGCCAAGAAAATCCGTGAACTCGTCAGAACGCTCTCGCCCACAACCACCTTTGTGATCAGCTCGCATAACTTGGACGAGCTTGAAAAGCTCTGTGACCAAGTGCTGTATCTAGATAAAGGTGAACTGGGCCAATCGATTTCGATGCGCTCATCCAACAGCGGTAGTGATTATCTCACCCTCACCATGGAACACTGCGACAGTGAAATGCTTATCCAAGCCGTAGGTCAAATACCCGGAGTAGTGAATATCACCTCAAAACAAGCCCATGTATTTGTTATCCAATTGAATGACACGGCAAATCGCCATTATGAATTTGAAACCGCCCTGCTCGCCTTATTTAAGCTGCAGCATTGGCAATACAAGATGCTGCTGAAAGGACGCACATTGGAAGAGACGTTATTTTCTTAA
- a CDS encoding ABC transporter permease subunit — protein sequence MTPNAPSTFNNMLLIAGFECRKFLFNLRGIIALIAFALVWGILLLYPIQGASTLLMQPNIKDLIDGLLGNQALNVLFDWPVAEMAIFWCFALYLFPMFSILIAADQFSSDKSRGTLRFYTLRTSKDSLLFGRFLGQILIQGLLILLTILATIALALTRDIGLLLPALTSGALVGVNLVIVILPFTAVMTLLSLYANTARQAMVLATILWTVVSIALLILGNQSSLFEGLQWILPGAQLSNMVNTNGLNSFAYAPIPLLQTAFALFLGRVYIQRSQL from the coding sequence ATGACACCGAACGCTCCCAGTACATTCAACAACATGCTTTTGATCGCTGGCTTTGAATGTCGAAAATTTCTATTTAACCTTCGCGGGATTATCGCCCTGATCGCCTTTGCATTAGTGTGGGGCATACTATTGCTCTACCCCATCCAAGGCGCTTCGACCCTATTGATGCAGCCCAATATCAAAGATTTGATCGACGGTCTCTTAGGCAACCAAGCACTCAATGTACTGTTTGACTGGCCCGTGGCAGAAATGGCCATCTTCTGGTGTTTTGCGCTGTATCTGTTTCCCATGTTCAGTATTTTGATTGCCGCCGATCAGTTCTCCTCAGACAAATCCCGCGGCACATTGCGCTTCTATACCCTAAGAACCAGCAAAGACAGCCTGCTCTTCGGCCGCTTTTTGGGGCAAATCTTGATCCAAGGTCTACTGATCTTATTGACCATACTCGCCACCATAGCACTGGCACTTACTCGCGATATAGGCTTGTTATTACCCGCATTAACGTCTGGTGCCTTGGTCGGCGTCAACTTGGTTATCGTGATTTTACCCTTTACCGCGGTGATGACCCTATTGTCCCTCTATGCCAACACGGCAAGACAGGCTATGGTGCTCGCCACCATCTTGTGGACCGTCGTCTCAATTGCACTATTGATTTTGGGTAATCAATCCAGCTTATTTGAAGGTTTACAATGGATATTACCGGGCGCTCAACTGTCGAACATGGTCAACACCAATGGACTCAATAGCTTTGCCTACGCACCAATCCCGCTATTACAAACCGCATTCGCCTTATTCCTTGGCCGCGTTTATATCCAAAGGAGTCAACTATGA
- a CDS encoding YceH family protein — protein sequence MELTLHEARVIGCLLEKEVTTPEQYPLSLNALTLACNQKTSRDPVLDLSEAQVQDALDSLNKKRLISEQSGFGSRVVKYKHRFCNTEFSELQLSSAAVAIVCLLLLRGPQTPGELRTRSNRLHDFKDVLEVEACIKQLMERDKPVLAQLPREPGKRECRYTELFSQGAEQISAASFTSATNADAHPLNEQDRQQLEARVTQLEEQVAELKDKLDSLIASLS from the coding sequence ATGGAACTCACGTTACACGAAGCCAGAGTTATCGGTTGCCTACTTGAAAAAGAAGTCACCACCCCAGAGCAATACCCGCTTTCACTCAATGCCCTAACCCTCGCCTGTAATCAAAAAACCAGCCGCGATCCCGTATTGGACTTAAGTGAGGCGCAGGTTCAAGATGCCCTCGATTCGTTGAATAAAAAGCGCTTAATCAGCGAGCAATCCGGCTTTGGTAGCCGAGTCGTCAAATATAAGCACAGATTCTGCAACACCGAATTTAGCGAGTTACAACTTTCCAGCGCGGCGGTAGCCATTGTCTGTTTGCTGCTACTTCGCGGCCCACAAACGCCAGGCGAATTGCGTACCCGCAGCAACAGGCTGCATGACTTTAAAGATGTGCTCGAAGTGGAAGCCTGCATTAAGCAATTGATGGAGCGAGATAAACCCGTGCTAGCCCAACTGCCACGGGAGCCGGGTAAGCGTGAATGCCGTTACACTGAGCTGTTCTCCCAAGGTGCTGAGCAAATTAGCGCCGCGTCATTCACCAGTGCCACCAATGCAGATGCACACCCGTTAAACGAGCAGGATAGACAACAACTGGAAGCAAGAGTCACGCAGCTTGAAGAGCAAGTGGCTGAACTTAAAGATAAGTTAGACTCGCTTATCGCTTCTTTATCCTAA